A stretch of DNA from Azotosporobacter soli:
CGCGCCATTTCCAGCAGTTCACTCATGTCCCACTCTTCCTGGCATTGCAGTCGCACCAGATTCGGCGTGCCGCCGCCTTTGCCGCCCCTTTGCTTTTGCACGGCGGCAAGCAGCTGCTTCATATCGAGCGCCACATCCGCCGAGCGACCGAAAAACAGTTGCTTGCGCCCGCTACGCGGGTCTTCTCCCGCCAGAAGAAAGAGCGCTTTTTCCCGCTGCGTCAACTGCCGACTCAGTTCATCCAGCAGCTCGCCGTCTTCCGGCGCAGCCAAATGCACGATAAGACGCAGCTCAGCCAACTCTTCGCCCGCCTGGAGCAATCGCTCCGCCAGCAGCTCCGCGAGACGGCTTTGCAGCTGCGCATAACGCTGATTGAGCTGCATCATTTTATCCTGCTGTTTCTCTACCGCCGCCAGACTTTCGGTCGGCGGCATCGAGACCAGCGCGCCGATCGCGGTAAGATCGCGGTTCTTCCGCTCATAATCGAGCAGCGCACGCTTTCCGGCCAGATAGAAGAGGCGCAAGCGGCCTTTCTTTCGCTCCTGGCCGATGATCTTCACCAGGCCCACCTCGCCGCTCTTTTCCACATGCGTGCCGCCGCAAGGACAGCGGTCAAAGTCTTCCACTTCCACCACCCGCAACGCCTGAAACGCTTTCGTCGGTTTCTTGCGCATCTCCGGCATATCTTCGTCCTCTGCCAAGAGCCGCGCTCTCACCGTCCGGTTGGCAAAAATCATTTCATTCGCCAGCGCTTCCGCCTGAAAAATCTCATCCGGACTCAGCTCCGTCCTATCGAGGTCGAGATGGC
This window harbors:
- a CDS encoding alanyl-tRNA editing protein; translated protein: MTEKLYDSQRYAREFTANVQSVSPLEKEGQWAVVLDRTLFYPEGGGQPADRGSLAGLPVSDVQLKDGRIVHVVSGAAPQGEVKGIIDWERRFDHMQQHTGEHLLLGAFFRLFQANSCGFHLGEQVSHLDLDRTELSPDEIFQAEALANEMIFANRTVRARLLAEDEDMPEMRKKPTKAFQALRVVEVEDFDRCPCGGTHVEKSGEVGLVKIIGQERKKGRLRLFYLAGKRALLDYERKNRDLTAIGALVSMPPTESLAAVEKQQDKMMQLNQRYAQLQSRLAELLAERLLQAGEELAELRLIVHLAAPEDGELLDELSRQLTQREKALFLLAGEDPRSGRKQLFFGRSADVALDMKQLLAAVQKQRGGKGGGTPNLVRLQCQEEWDMSELLEMARQEALKLAAQK